A single region of the Massilia sp. erpn genome encodes:
- a CDS encoding MFS transporter, with product MEQAAQQRNPWWWIPTLYFGQGIPYVVVMTLSVVMYKNTGISNTDIALYTGWLYLPWVIKPLWSPVVEMFRTKRLWIVALQLLIGASLALVAFTTHLPSFFQMSLAVLWLMAFSSATHDIAADGFYMLALRKPQQAAFVGVRSTFYRLAMIAGQGGLVALAGLLIKRLGDPHAAWSVVFFVLAAVFLALFAYHQWMLPRPPADQPAPESSNLLREFLQTFAAFFRKDGILVILGFLLLFRLGEAQLLKMAMPFLLDPARVGGLGLSNEAVGLAYGTIGVVALTLGGLLGGVTIARFGLKRCLWPMAFAVHVPDLVFVYLSSALPDNLLLISATIAAEQFGYGFGFTSYMMYMIMVADGEHKTAHYAICTGFMALGMMLPQMASGWIQNMLGYQYFFIWVCFATVPAFIMTALVKIDPAFGRE from the coding sequence ATGGAACAAGCAGCGCAACAGCGAAACCCCTGGTGGTGGATTCCCACCCTGTATTTCGGCCAGGGCATCCCGTATGTGGTCGTGATGACCCTGTCGGTGGTGATGTACAAGAACACCGGCATCTCGAATACCGATATCGCGCTGTACACCGGCTGGCTCTATCTGCCATGGGTGATCAAGCCCCTGTGGTCGCCCGTGGTCGAAATGTTCCGCACCAAGCGGCTGTGGATCGTCGCCCTGCAGCTGCTGATCGGCGCCTCGCTGGCGCTGGTGGCCTTCACCACCCACCTGCCCAGCTTCTTCCAGATGAGCCTTGCCGTGCTGTGGCTGATGGCCTTCAGCTCCGCCACGCACGATATCGCGGCCGACGGCTTCTATATGCTGGCGCTGCGCAAGCCGCAGCAGGCCGCTTTCGTCGGCGTGCGCAGCACCTTCTACCGCCTGGCCATGATTGCGGGGCAGGGCGGCCTGGTGGCGCTGGCCGGGCTGTTGATCAAGCGCCTGGGCGATCCGCACGCGGCATGGTCGGTGGTGTTCTTCGTGCTGGCCGCCGTCTTTCTCGCGCTGTTCGCCTACCACCAGTGGATGCTGCCGCGTCCTCCGGCCGACCAGCCGGCGCCGGAAAGCAGCAATCTGCTGCGCGAATTCCTCCAGACCTTCGCCGCCTTCTTCCGCAAGGATGGCATCCTCGTCATCCTCGGCTTCCTGCTGCTGTTCCGCCTGGGCGAAGCCCAGCTGCTGAAAATGGCCATGCCCTTCCTGCTCGATCCCGCCCGCGTCGGCGGCCTTGGCCTGAGCAATGAGGCGGTCGGACTGGCCTACGGCACCATCGGCGTGGTCGCGCTGACCCTGGGCGGGCTGCTGGGCGGCGTCACCATCGCCCGCTTCGGCCTGAAACGCTGCCTGTGGCCCATGGCCTTCGCCGTGCACGTGCCGGACCTGGTCTTCGTCTACCTGTCCAGCGCCCTGCCCGACAATCTGCTGCTGATCTCCGCCACCATCGCCGCCGAGCAGTTCGGCTACGGCTTCGGCTTCACCTCCTACATGATGTATATGATCATGGTGGCCGACGGCGAACACAAGACCGCGCACTACGCCATCTGCACCGGCTTCATGGCGCTGGGCATGATGTTGCCGCAAATGGCCAGCGGCTGGATCCAGAATATGCTGGGCTACCAGTACTTCTTCATCTGGGTCTGCTTCGCCACCGTGCCCGCCTTCATCATGACGGCCCTGGTCAAAATCGACCCCGCATTCGGACGCGAATAG
- a CDS encoding glycoside hydrolase family 10 protein — MADRTGAPSTPGGPVPQPTTPQPPRFTGEQPPPAPREFRAVWVSTVANIDWPSRSNLSAAKQQAEALAILDRAKAINLNAIVLQVRPSADAIYPSKLEPWSEYLTGLQGKEPQPAYDPLQFWIAEAHARGLELHAWFNPYRVRNAGARSPLAREHIANSKPQIVKQYGKYLWMDPGEPAAAQHTLDVILDVVRRYDIDGVHIDDYFYPYPVEASSANGAEAAALDAVPSNGQRAELEFPDQASWQRYVQGGGQLDRASWRRQNVNQMIEAIYTGVHKEKSWVRFGISPFGIGRPDRRPPGIVGFSQYDKLYADAELWLQNGWLDYFAPQLYWPIAQAPQAFPVLLDYWQAQNRRGRHLWPGLYTSRIDDSARSFTPEEIVQQIDVTRSRAGVAGHIHFSMAPLMQNRKGIYERLRSSYQSAALIPATPWLGAAAPAVPAVNARRTGNGLSLKLGADKNVIQYAIWAKYGDEWRFTTAPAALTEILLPDAAGAPVSAVVVTAVDRLGNESPRISAPTL, encoded by the coding sequence ATGGCCGACCGTACGGGCGCGCCGTCCACGCCGGGCGGGCCTGTGCCGCAGCCAACAACGCCCCAGCCGCCGCGTTTCACCGGCGAGCAGCCGCCGCCCGCGCCGCGCGAATTCCGCGCGGTCTGGGTCTCCACCGTCGCCAATATCGACTGGCCCAGCCGCAGCAATCTGAGCGCGGCCAAACAGCAGGCCGAAGCCCTGGCCATCCTCGACCGCGCCAAGGCCATCAACCTGAACGCCATCGTGCTGCAGGTGCGCCCCAGCGCCGACGCGATTTATCCCTCCAAGCTGGAACCCTGGTCGGAATACCTGACCGGCCTGCAGGGCAAGGAACCGCAGCCCGCCTACGACCCGCTGCAATTCTGGATCGCCGAAGCGCATGCGCGCGGCCTCGAACTGCACGCCTGGTTCAATCCCTACCGCGTGCGCAATGCCGGCGCGCGCTCGCCGCTGGCGCGCGAACACATCGCCAACAGCAAGCCGCAGATTGTCAAACAATACGGCAAGTACCTATGGATGGACCCGGGCGAGCCGGCTGCCGCCCAACATACCCTGGACGTGATCCTGGACGTGGTGCGCCGCTACGACATCGACGGCGTCCATATCGACGACTACTTCTATCCCTACCCGGTTGAAGCCAGCAGCGCGAATGGCGCCGAAGCCGCCGCGCTGGATGCCGTCCCGTCCAATGGCCAGCGCGCCGAACTCGAATTCCCCGACCAGGCCTCATGGCAGCGCTATGTGCAGGGCGGCGGACAGCTCGACCGCGCCTCCTGGCGGCGGCAGAACGTCAACCAGATGATCGAAGCGATATACACCGGCGTGCATAAGGAAAAGTCCTGGGTACGTTTCGGCATCAGCCCCTTCGGCATTGGCCGCCCGGACCGCCGCCCGCCCGGCATCGTCGGCTTCAGCCAGTACGACAAGCTGTACGCCGATGCCGAGCTGTGGCTGCAAAACGGCTGGCTCGATTACTTCGCGCCCCAGCTCTACTGGCCGATCGCGCAAGCGCCGCAAGCCTTCCCCGTGCTGCTCGACTACTGGCAAGCGCAAAACCGGCGCGGCCGCCACTTGTGGCCAGGCCTGTACACCAGCCGCATCGACGACAGCGCCCGCTCGTTCACGCCCGAAGAAATCGTCCAGCAGATCGACGTCACGCGCAGCCGCGCCGGCGTCGCAGGCCACATCCACTTCAGCATGGCCCCGCTGATGCAGAACCGCAAAGGCATCTACGAGCGCCTGCGCAGCAGCTACCAGAGCGCCGCGCTGATCCCTGCTACTCCCTGGCTCGGTGCCGCCGCCCCTGCCGTCCCGGCAGTGAACGCCCGCCGCACCGGCAACGGCCTGTCGCTGAAGCTGGGCGCCGATAAAAATGTCATCCAATACGCCATCTGGGCCAAATACGGCGACGAATGGCGCTTCACCACCGCCCCCGCCGCCCTGACCGAAATCCTGCTGCCCGACGCCGCCGGCGCCCCCGTCAGCGCGGTCGTCGTCACCGCCGTCGACCGCCTCGGCAACGAAAGCCCCCGCATCAGCGCCCCCACCCTTTGA
- a CDS encoding BadF/BadG/BcrA/BcrD ATPase family protein: MLNFASDGVLGLGIDAGGTQTRWALADPAGAVVAEGRVEGLSALQLSSAAGRESVRAAFAALAAEVLAVGRPGRVCAGLTGFGGDSHLPAGWLADLLALSAESVSLCNDIEIAYLDCFEPGQGYLVYAGTGSIAAFIDEAGAFHRAGGRGVVLDDGGGGFWIAREAMRRIWRREDEQPGAWQDSPLAQAMFRHVGGSDWTFSRQFIYGLERGEVGKLALAVAASADADAAARNILQQAGRELARLALALVARFGERPVLLSGRASELHPLIAESMRAAMPEDQAFEHRPVRPHVAAARMAARPRN, encoded by the coding sequence ATGTTGAATTTCGCTTCTGATGGCGTGCTGGGCCTGGGTATCGATGCCGGCGGCACGCAAACTCGTTGGGCATTGGCCGATCCGGCCGGCGCGGTGGTGGCCGAGGGCCGGGTTGAGGGGCTGTCGGCACTGCAGCTGTCTAGCGCGGCGGGCAGGGAATCGGTGCGCGCGGCCTTTGCGGCACTGGCGGCGGAGGTGCTGGCGGTAGGCCGTCCGGGCCGGGTCTGCGCCGGGCTGACCGGCTTTGGCGGCGATAGCCATCTGCCGGCCGGCTGGCTGGCTGATTTGCTGGCGCTGTCGGCGGAATCGGTTAGTCTATGTAATGATATCGAGATCGCCTACCTGGATTGTTTCGAGCCGGGCCAGGGCTATCTGGTGTATGCGGGTACCGGTTCGATCGCGGCTTTCATCGATGAAGCGGGCGCCTTCCACCGGGCCGGCGGCCGTGGCGTGGTGCTCGACGATGGCGGCGGCGGTTTCTGGATCGCGCGCGAGGCCATGCGCCGCATCTGGCGCCGCGAGGATGAGCAGCCCGGCGCCTGGCAGGATTCGCCGCTGGCGCAAGCCATGTTCCGCCACGTGGGCGGCAGCGACTGGACTTTCTCGCGCCAGTTCATTTATGGCCTGGAGCGCGGCGAGGTGGGCAAGCTGGCCTTGGCCGTCGCCGCCAGCGCGGATGCCGATGCCGCCGCGCGCAATATCCTGCAGCAGGCGGGCCGCGAACTGGCGCGTCTGGCACTGGCTCTGGTGGCGCGTTTTGGCGAGCGTCCCGTGCTGCTGTCGGGACGCGCGTCCGAGCTGCATCCGCTGATCGCCGAATCGATGCGCGCTGCCATGCCTGAAGATCAGGCTTTCGAACACCGCCCGGTGCGGCCGCACGTCGCCGCCGCCCGCATGGCCGCAAGGCCCAGGAATTGA
- a CDS encoding N-acetylmuramoyl-L-alanine amidase, producing the protein MKKLLLILLMAVLSGCATQVPRIDNSYTARGQSSRVKFIVLHYTVADTPRSIKILTEQEVSAHYLLTDTDQPVLYGLVDESRQAWHAGNSSWKAFTQLNTSSVGIEIVNAGFKDTPEGRVWYPFKQAQIDQLIPLLKQIVARHQVRPDFILGHNEIAPQRKQDPGPLFPWKQLADAGLITWPDANQVAQRRAVFEQLPPEISWYQKKLAEHGYATPQTGVLDEATRNVLGVFQSKYRQSKFDGVPDAETAAILDTLTATAAAAAPNPPPAAPVAAGVQ; encoded by the coding sequence ATGAAGAAACTGCTGCTGATTCTCTTGATGGCCGTCCTTTCCGGCTGCGCCACCCAGGTTCCCCGCATCGATAACAGCTACACCGCGCGCGGCCAGTCCAGCCGCGTCAAGTTCATCGTGCTGCATTACACGGTGGCCGATACGCCGCGCTCCATCAAGATTCTGACGGAGCAGGAGGTCAGCGCCCACTATCTGCTGACCGATACCGATCAACCGGTACTCTACGGGCTGGTGGATGAGTCGCGCCAGGCCTGGCATGCCGGCAACAGCAGCTGGAAGGCGTTTACCCAGCTGAATACCAGCTCGGTCGGCATCGAGATCGTCAACGCCGGCTTCAAGGATACGCCGGAGGGCCGCGTATGGTATCCCTTCAAGCAGGCCCAGATCGACCAGCTGATTCCTCTGCTCAAGCAGATCGTGGCGCGCCACCAGGTGCGTCCCGACTTCATCCTCGGCCATAACGAGATCGCGCCCCAGCGCAAGCAGGATCCTGGTCCGCTCTTCCCCTGGAAGCAGCTGGCCGACGCTGGCCTGATTACCTGGCCGGATGCGAACCAGGTGGCCCAGCGCCGCGCCGTCTTCGAGCAGCTGCCTCCGGAAATCTCCTGGTATCAGAAGAAGCTGGCCGAACATGGCTACGCCACGCCGCAAACCGGCGTGCTCGATGAGGCCACGCGCAATGTGCTGGGCGTGTTCCAGTCCAAATACCGTCAGAGCAAATTCGATGGCGTACCCGATGCGGAAACCGCTGCCATCCTCGATACGCTGACGGCGACCGCCGCTGCCGCCGCGCCGAATCCGCCTCCCGCCGCCCCGGTCGCGGCTGGCGTACAGTAA
- a CDS encoding LysR family transcriptional regulator: MRLRHIEVFHAIMQVGTISGAAQVLHISQPAVTKVLQHCELQLGMPLFERVRGKLYPKPEAHRLFAETEKLHRDLQGIRRLAASLKGHAVETVRLVSTPTVALSVLPQAMSEWRKDFPGTRCELASHHTSEIVNALRLGEADLALSLQDPRHPGIVAEPLAQGLMTVIAPAGTWDESELNTPLSAAGLQGELIGYADNDPLGEMVVAACEAQGIQPVFRTVVQTYQIARTLVEAGAGMAVVDPFTAASASAVRVQRRPWAPAIPIQLYLLTAGHSPLSHGCRQLADSIAASARACLFRGLE, translated from the coding sequence ATGCGTCTGCGTCACATCGAAGTTTTCCACGCCATCATGCAGGTCGGGACCATCAGTGGCGCGGCGCAAGTGCTGCATATCTCGCAGCCGGCCGTGACCAAGGTCTTGCAGCACTGCGAGCTGCAACTGGGCATGCCGTTGTTCGAGCGCGTGCGCGGCAAGCTCTATCCCAAGCCGGAAGCGCACCGCCTGTTCGCCGAAACCGAAAAACTGCACCGCGACCTGCAGGGCATACGCCGCCTGGCCGCCAGCCTGAAAGGGCATGCGGTGGAAACCGTGCGCCTGGTGTCCACGCCGACCGTGGCCCTGAGCGTGCTGCCGCAGGCGATGAGCGAGTGGCGCAAGGATTTCCCCGGCACGCGCTGCGAGCTGGCCAGCCACCACACCAGCGAAATCGTCAACGCCCTGCGCCTGGGCGAGGCCGATCTGGCGCTGTCGCTGCAAGACCCGCGCCATCCCGGCATCGTTGCCGAGCCGCTGGCGCAAGGCTTGATGACGGTGATCGCTCCCGCCGGCACCTGGGATGAATCGGAATTGAATACGCCGCTGTCGGCCGCCGGCCTGCAGGGCGAATTGATCGGCTATGCCGACAACGATCCGCTGGGCGAGATGGTGGTGGCGGCCTGCGAGGCGCAAGGCATCCAGCCCGTGTTCCGCACCGTGGTGCAGACTTACCAGATTGCGCGCACGCTGGTGGAGGCGGGCGCCGGCATGGCGGTGGTCGATCCGTTTACCGCCGCTTCGGCTTCGGCGGTGCGCGTGCAGCGCCGTCCGTGGGCGCCGGCCATTCCGATTCAGCTGTATCTGCTGACGGCCGGCCATTCGCCGCTGTCGCACGGCTGCCGCCAACTGGCCGACAGCATCGCCGCTTCGGCGCGCGCCTGTCTGTTCCGGGGCCTGGAATGA
- a CDS encoding M15 family metallopeptidase, whose protein sequence is MKTLPSEQIASDPAYRHLSSIAGIGIDLRYATPDNFVGRDLYTPLDCAWLHRDAAAALESAVAWLAAQRPGYRLLVLDALRPQRVQEQLWQALQGTELLGYIAEPSRGSIHSFGMAVDITIVDEQGRELDMGTGFDDLSELSHPALEDELLARSAIRSEHVANRQLLRDAMFQAGWHGIKSEWWHFDCGDRVQVRATYTRVL, encoded by the coding sequence ATGAAAACCCTGCCCAGCGAGCAGATTGCCTCCGATCCGGCTTACCGGCATCTGAGCAGCATCGCGGGCATCGGCATCGATCTGCGCTACGCCACGCCGGACAATTTCGTCGGCCGCGATCTGTACACGCCGCTGGACTGCGCCTGGCTGCACCGCGATGCCGCCGCCGCGCTGGAAAGTGCCGTCGCCTGGCTGGCGGCGCAGCGCCCCGGCTATCGCCTGCTGGTGCTGGACGCCTTGCGTCCGCAGCGCGTGCAGGAGCAGCTGTGGCAAGCCTTGCAGGGCACGGAGCTGCTGGGCTATATCGCCGAACCGTCGCGCGGCTCCATCCATTCTTTCGGCATGGCGGTGGACATCACCATCGTCGATGAGCAGGGCCGCGAACTGGATATGGGCACCGGCTTCGACGATCTGAGTGAACTATCCCATCCCGCGCTGGAGGACGAACTGCTGGCGCGCAGCGCCATCCGTTCCGAGCACGTCGCCAATCGCCAGCTGCTGCGCGACGCCATGTTCCAGGCGGGCTGGCATGGCATCAAGAGCGAGTGGTGGCACTTCGACTGCGGCGACCGCGTGCAGGTGCGCGCCACCTATACCCGCGTTCTTTGA
- the dacB gene encoding D-alanyl-D-alanine carboxypeptidase/D-alanyl-D-alanine-endopeptidase gives MLKRLVLSTLLAACGLVRAELPEPVAKAAAAHGIPEDAIGLMLMRGNSVLLSHHPERAMAPASVMKIATTVVALEQLGPVFRGRTELLGSGEVVDGVLQGDLLLRGGADMDFNEDALVHMLEKLRLKGVRRIRGDLLLDRQLFQPARMDVGLPPFDESPEAYYNVIPDALLLNNNMLQVEMVSDARNVRAQALPMLHKVAVRADMKLVDAPCARWEDGWRLPGYERNGEQLTVVLRGTFPRNCSKTYAINVLERQDYLERLFRAAWSRLGGEFSGEVREAPAGAPAPATTPAMRLLAEHVSRPLPELLRDINKWSDNGLARTLYLSLGSLQADAALGSRPLEPLPVLGPDGSVVAPLPSAARAEQAVREWMRQHRINDSGMVIDNGSGLSRTERLSPEQLAGFLSAAQKSPWAPEFQASLPIAATDGTMRRRLRDSPAAAHARIKTGTLNGVVAIAGYVTDANGEQCIVVGMVNHERTGNGAGRGITDALIDWVARNAAALKVLP, from the coding sequence ATGTTGAAACGCCTGGTACTGAGCACCCTTCTTGCCGCCTGCGGCCTGGTTCGCGCCGAACTGCCGGAACCGGTGGCCAAGGCCGCCGCCGCGCATGGCATTCCCGAGGACGCCATTGGCCTCATGCTCATGCGCGGCAACTCGGTGCTGCTGTCGCACCATCCGGAGCGCGCCATGGCGCCTGCTTCGGTGATGAAGATCGCCACCACGGTGGTGGCGCTGGAACAGCTTGGCCCCGTCTTCCGGGGGCGCACGGAGCTGCTGGGCAGCGGCGAGGTGGTGGATGGCGTGCTGCAGGGCGACCTGCTGCTGCGCGGCGGCGCGGACATGGATTTCAACGAGGATGCGCTGGTGCATATGCTGGAGAAGCTGCGCCTGAAGGGCGTGCGGCGCATCCGCGGCGACCTGCTGCTGGACCGCCAGCTGTTCCAGCCGGCGCGCATGGACGTGGGCCTGCCGCCTTTCGACGAATCGCCCGAGGCTTACTACAACGTGATTCCGGATGCGCTGCTGCTGAATAACAATATGCTGCAGGTGGAGATGGTGTCGGACGCCAGGAACGTGCGGGCGCAAGCCCTGCCCATGCTGCACAAGGTGGCGGTGCGCGCCGATATGAAGCTGGTCGACGCGCCTTGCGCCAGATGGGAAGACGGTTGGCGCCTGCCCGGCTATGAACGCAATGGCGAGCAGCTGACCGTGGTCCTGCGCGGCACCTTCCCGCGCAATTGCAGCAAGACCTATGCGATCAATGTACTGGAGCGGCAGGATTATCTGGAGCGCCTGTTCCGCGCCGCGTGGTCACGTCTGGGCGGAGAGTTCAGCGGCGAAGTGCGCGAAGCACCCGCCGGCGCGCCGGCTCCTGCCACAACGCCGGCCATGCGCCTGCTGGCCGAGCATGTGTCGCGCCCCCTGCCCGAGCTGCTGCGCGATATCAACAAGTGGTCGGACAATGGGCTGGCACGCACCCTGTATCTGAGCCTGGGCAGCCTGCAGGCCGATGCCGCGCTGGGCAGCCGTCCGCTTGAGCCGTTGCCGGTGCTGGGTCCAGATGGCAGCGTGGTCGCTCCCCTGCCCAGCGCCGCGCGCGCCGAGCAGGCCGTGCGCGAATGGATGCGCCAGCACCGCATCAACGACAGCGGCATGGTGATCGATAACGGCTCCGGCCTGTCGCGCACGGAGCGCCTGAGTCCCGAGCAGCTGGCAGGCTTTTTGTCGGCCGCGCAGAAATCGCCGTGGGCGCCCGAATTCCAGGCCAGCCTGCCCATCGCCGCCACCGACGGCACCATGCGCCGCCGCCTGCGCGACAGCCCCGCCGCCGCCCACGCCCGCATCAAGACCGGCACCCTGAACGGCGTGGTCGCCATTGCCGGTTACGTGACCGACGCCAACGGCGAACAATGCATCGTGGTCGGCATGGTCAACCACGAGCGCACCGGCAACGGCGCCGGCCGCGGCATCACCGACGCGCTGATCGACTGGGTGGCGCGCAACGCGGCAGCGCTAAAAGTACTGCCCTGA
- a CDS encoding nucleoside recognition domain-containing protein → MSLNYIWSGFFLVGFAAALAQWLFLGDNEIFKRIIDGTFESARMGVMDIALPLAGVMTLWLGIMNIGEKAGVVGWLAKVISPFFSRIFPEVPKDHPATGHMVMNFSANLLGLDNAATPFGLKAMESLQTLNPNKDEASNAQIMFLVLHTSGLTLIPLAIMAQRAILGAADPSDIFIPCMIATYVATVTGIIAVSIRQRINLINSVVLSWLGGMTAAIVALIWYFTQYLSKEQIETVSKVVSNLVLIGVITVFIVGALRKKVNVYEAFIEGAKGGIQTSLTVIPYLVGMLVAISVIRNAGVFTFVVDGFNWIFSALGFNTDFVPALPTALMKPLSGSGSKAMMIDAMKTYGPDSFVGRLSCIFQGSADTTFYIVALYFGSVGIRKTRYAISCGLIADLAGVVTAIGVAYVFFG, encoded by the coding sequence ATGTCTCTCAATTACATCTGGTCTGGCTTCTTTCTGGTGGGCTTTGCGGCCGCCCTGGCACAGTGGCTCTTCCTGGGGGATAACGAGATTTTCAAGCGCATCATCGACGGCACTTTCGAGTCGGCGCGCATGGGGGTGATGGACATCGCCCTGCCGCTGGCCGGCGTGATGACGCTGTGGCTGGGCATCATGAATATCGGCGAGAAGGCCGGCGTAGTGGGCTGGCTGGCGAAGGTGATCTCGCCCTTCTTCTCGCGCATTTTCCCCGAGGTACCGAAGGACCATCCGGCCACCGGCCATATGGTGATGAATTTCTCGGCCAATCTGCTGGGACTCGACAATGCCGCCACGCCCTTCGGCCTGAAGGCGATGGAGAGCCTGCAGACGCTCAATCCCAACAAGGACGAGGCGAGCAATGCGCAGATCATGTTCCTGGTGCTGCACACCTCGGGCCTGACCCTGATTCCGCTGGCGATCATGGCGCAGCGCGCGATCCTGGGCGCGGCCGACCCGTCCGACATCTTCATCCCCTGCATGATCGCCACCTATGTGGCGACGGTGACGGGCATTATCGCGGTGTCGATCCGGCAGCGCATCAATCTGATCAACTCCGTGGTGCTGTCCTGGCTGGGCGGCATGACGGCAGCCATCGTGGCGCTGATCTGGTACTTCACCCAGTATCTGAGCAAGGAACAGATCGAAACCGTGTCCAAGGTGGTCAGCAATCTGGTGCTGATCGGGGTGATCACCGTCTTCATCGTCGGCGCGCTACGCAAGAAGGTGAATGTGTACGAAGCCTTTATCGAAGGCGCGAAAGGTGGCATCCAGACTTCGCTGACCGTGATTCCCTACCTGGTCGGCATGCTGGTGGCGATCAGCGTGATCCGCAATGCGGGCGTGTTCACCTTCGTGGTCGATGGCTTCAACTGGATCTTCAGCGCGCTGGGCTTCAATACCGATTTCGTGCCGGCCCTGCCGACCGCGCTGATGAAGCCTCTGAGCGGCAGCGGCTCGAAAGCCATGATGATCGATGCGATGAAGACCTACGGCCCGGATTCCTTCGTGGGACGCCTGTCCTGCATCTTCCAGGGCTCGGCCGACACCACCTTCTATATCGTGGCCCTGTATTTCGGCTCGGTCGGCATCCGCAAGACGCGCTACGCGATTTCCTGCGGCCTGATCGCGGACCTGGCCGGCGTGGTCACGGCGATCGGCGTGGCCTATGTCTTCTTCGGTTAA
- a CDS encoding ABC transporter substrate-binding protein, whose translation MKILWKTGLAAASLVLCAYAAPCATAANEPPKVLHAFLSTGETGLDPAVASDVASLTLLENLFDPMLRYDYLARPVKLQPNTLRAMPEVDAAGTTYTFHLQPGIHFTPDAAFKGQPREVTAQDYVYSLKRLYDPALKSPWVFLFEDKIVGDEALRRDFSYDRPIPGLQALDKYTLRIRLKAPDASFLFYLALPASGVVAREVAEAYGSQVGNHPVGSGPFMIGEWKHSDKITLLANPGFRPTVFHAGPGPGPDADPASRAIAAGLEGKRLPLLDKIEVKIMEEYQSRVLGFLNGEFDFIEQVPESLRDMVLDPDSSQPVLKPGLARRGMQLMPFPVLQTYYMWMNMDDPVIGGYGKAQVALRRAIALGYNSGEDIALLKKGLALPAQTPLPPNVLGYDASYRSPVSYNPVLARALLDRFGYRKGKDGFRTRPDGSPLTLVMHTEPSMVGRLRDEFWRKNLNAIGLRVEFKSDKKTEIIKASRLGKVMMFETNWVADFPDGDNFYQLLYGPNSGRANYANFKLPEYDRRYEQARQMGDSPQRRVLYRELAQLIHAYNPWVLLTHPISADIRQPWLKNYKRHPVEFSNWRYLDLDPQQRSEAGAVRKSAK comes from the coding sequence ATGAAGATTCTCTGGAAAACCGGGCTGGCCGCCGCATCGCTCGTCCTGTGCGCCTATGCCGCACCCTGCGCCACCGCGGCCAACGAGCCACCCAAGGTCTTGCACGCCTTCCTCTCCACCGGCGAAACGGGGCTGGACCCGGCCGTGGCCTCCGACGTGGCCAGCCTCACCCTGCTGGAAAACCTGTTCGACCCCATGCTGCGCTACGACTACCTGGCGCGCCCGGTCAAGCTCCAGCCCAACACCCTGCGCGCCATGCCCGAGGTGGATGCGGCGGGCACCACCTACACCTTCCACCTGCAGCCGGGCATCCACTTCACGCCCGATGCGGCCTTCAAGGGCCAGCCGCGCGAGGTCACGGCCCAGGACTATGTGTATAGCCTGAAGCGTCTGTACGACCCGGCGCTGAAATCGCCCTGGGTTTTTCTGTTCGAGGACAAGATCGTCGGCGACGAAGCGCTGCGCCGCGATTTCAGTTACGACCGCCCTATCCCAGGCTTGCAGGCGCTGGATAAGTACACCCTGCGCATCCGCCTCAAGGCGCCGGATGCCAGCTTCCTCTTCTATCTGGCCCTGCCCGCCAGCGGCGTGGTGGCGCGCGAAGTGGCCGAAGCTTACGGCAGCCAGGTCGGCAACCATCCGGTCGGCAGCGGCCCTTTCATGATCGGCGAATGGAAGCACAGCGACAAGATCACCCTGCTGGCCAATCCCGGCTTCCGTCCCACCGTCTTCCACGCCGGTCCCGGTCCCGGACCTGACGCCGATCCGGCCAGCCGCGCCATCGCCGCTGGACTGGAAGGCAAGCGCCTGCCGCTGCTGGACAAGATCGAAGTGAAGATCATGGAGGAATACCAGTCGCGCGTGCTGGGCTTCCTGAACGGCGAATTCGACTTCATCGAGCAGGTGCCCGAATCCTTGCGCGATATGGTGCTCGACCCGGATTCATCGCAGCCCGTGCTGAAGCCCGGGCTGGCGCGGCGCGGCATGCAGCTGATGCCCTTCCCGGTGCTGCAGACCTACTATATGTGGATGAATATGGACGACCCGGTGATCGGCGGCTATGGCAAGGCGCAGGTTGCGCTGCGCCGCGCCATCGCCCTCGGCTACAACAGCGGCGAGGATATCGCCCTGCTGAAGAAAGGCCTGGCGCTGCCGGCCCAGACCCCGTTGCCGCCGAATGTGCTGGGCTACGATGCGTCCTACCGCAGCCCGGTCAGCTACAACCCTGTGCTGGCGCGCGCCCTGCTGGACCGCTTCGGCTACCGCAAGGGCAAGGACGGCTTCCGCACTCGTCCCGACGGCAGCCCGCTGACGCTGGTGATGCATACCGAGCCTTCCATGGTGGGCCGTCTGCGCGATGAGTTTTGGCGCAAGAACCTGAACGCCATCGGCCTGCGCGTGGAATTCAAGAGCGACAAGAAGACCGAGATCATCAAGGCTTCGCGCCTGGGCAAGGTGATGATGTTCGAGACCAACTGGGTGGCCGACTTCCCCGATGGCGATAATTTCTACCAGCTGCTGTATGGTCCCAACAGCGGCCGTGCCAACTACGCCAATTTCAAGCTGCCCGAATACGACCGCCGCTACGAACAGGCGCGCCAGATGGGCGATTCGCCGCAGCGGCGCGTGTTGTACCGCGAACTGGCGCAGCTGATCCACGCCTACAACCCCTGGGTCTTGCTGACCCATCCGATTTCGGCCGATATCCGCCAGCCGTGGCTAAAAAACTACAAACGCCACCCGGTCGAATTCAGCAACTGGCGCTATCTGGACCTGGACCCGCAGCAGCGCTCAGAGGCAGGCGCGGTGCGCAAAAGCGCAAAATAA